Proteins encoded together in one Sander lucioperca isolate FBNREF2018 chromosome 17, SLUC_FBN_1.2, whole genome shotgun sequence window:
- the LOC116053092 gene encoding myosin heavy chain, fast skeletal muscle-like: protein MSTDAEMAIYGKAAVYLRKPEKERIEAQTAPFDAKSACYVADVKELYLKAKILKKDGGKVTVEVLDTKEERTVKEDEVFPMNPPKYDKIEDMAMMTHLNEASVLYNLKERFAAWMIYTYSGLFCATVNPYKWLPVYDAECVSAYRGKKRMEAPPHIFSVSDNAFQFMLTDRENQSVLITGESGAGKTVNTKRVIQYFATISVGGPKRDESKGSLEDQIIAANPLLEAYGNAKTIRNDNSSRFGKFIRIHFGTTGKLASADIETYLLEKSRVTYQLSDERGYHIFFQMMTGHIPEILDQALITTNPYDFPMCSMGQIAVASIDDKVELEATDNAIDILGFTGEEKVSIYRMTGAILHHGNMKFKQKQREEQAEPDGTEEADKVAYLLGLNSADMLKALCYPRVKVGNEFVTKGQTVPQVMNAVPALAKAIYERMFLWMVIRINQSLDTKQARQFYIGVLDIAGFEIFDFNTLEQLCINFTNEKLQQFFNHTMFVLEQEEYKKEGIIWDFIDFGMDLAACIELIEKPMGIFSILEEECMFPKATDTSFKNKLYDQHLGKNKAFEKPKPAKGKIEAHFSLVHYAGTVDYNIAGWLDKNKDPLNESVIQLYQKSPVKLLAVLFPPVVEETGGAKKGGKKKGGSMQTVSSQFRENLGKLMTNLRSTHPHFVRCLIPNESKTPGLMENFLVIHQLRCNGVLEGIRICRKGFPSRILYADFKQRYKVLNASVIPEGQFIDNKKASEKLLGSIDVNHDEYKFGHTKVFFKAGLLGVLEEMRDEKLASLVTMTQALCRAYLMRKEFVKMTAMRDAVYTIQYNVRSFMNVKHWPWMKVYYKIKPLLKSAETEKELAAMKENYEKMTTDLAAALAKKKELEEKMVSLLQEKNDLQLQVASESENLNDAEERCEGLIKSKIQLEAKLKETTERLEDEEEINAELTAKKRKLEDECSELKKDIDDLELTLAKVEKEKHATENKVKNLTEEMASQDESIAKLTKEKKALQEAHQQTLDDLQAEEDKVNTLTKAKTKLEQQVDDLEGSLEQEKKLRMDLERAKRKLEGDLKLAQESIMDLENDKQQSDEKIKKKDFEISQLLSKIEDEQSLGAQLQKKIKELQARIEELEEEIEAERAARAKVEKQRADLSRELEEISERLEEAGGATAAQIEMNKKREAEFQKLRRDLEESTLQHEATAAALRKKQADSVAELGEQIDNLQRVKQKLEKEKSEYKMEIDDLSSNMEAVAKAKGNLEKLCRTLEDQLSELKTKNDENVRQVNDSNAQKARLLTENGEFSRQVEEKEALVSQLTRGKQAFTQQIEELKRQIEEEVKAKNALAHGLQSARHDCDLLREQFEEEQEAKAELQRGMSKANGEVAQWRTKYETDAIQRTEELEESKKKLAQRLQEAEEQIEAVNSKCASLEKTKQRLQSEVEDLMIDVERANGLAANLDKKQRNFDKVLAEWKQKFEEGQAELEGAQKEARSLSTELFKMKNSYEESLDQLETMKRENKNLQQEISDLTEQIGETGKSIHELEKSKKQVETEKAEIQTALEEAEGTLEHEESKILRVQLELNQIKGEVDRKLAEKDEEMEQIKRNSQRVIDSMQSTLDSEVRSRNDALRIKKKMEGDLNEMEIQLSHANRQAAESQKQLRNVQAQLKDAQLHLDDAVRAQEDFKEQAAMVDRRNGLMVAEIEELRAALEQTERGRKVAEQELVDASERVGLLHSQNTSLLNSKKKLESDLVQVQSEVDDTVQEARNAEDKAKKAITDAAMMAEELKKEQDTSAHLERMKKNLEVAVKDLQHRLDEAENLAMKGGKKQLQKLESRVRELEAEVEAEQRRGADAIKGVRKYERRVKELTYQTEEDKKNVGRLQDLVDKLQLKVKAYKRQAEEAEEQANTHLSKCRKVQNELEEAEERADIAESQVNKLRAKSRDSGKGKEAAE, encoded by the exons ATGAGTACGGACGCGGAGATGGCCATTTATGGCAAAGCTGCTGTTTACCTTCGTAAGCCAGAAAAGGAGAGAATTGAGGCTCAAACTGCACCATTTGATGCCAAGAGTGCCTGCTACGTGGCTGATGTCAAGGAGCTGTACTTGAAGGCAAAAATCCTCAAGAAAGATGGTGGCAAAGTCACCGTCGAAGTCCTGGACACTAAGGAG GAGAGGACAGTGAAAGAAGATGAAGTCTTCCCAATGAACCCTCCCAAGTATGACAAGATTGAGGACATGGCCATGATGACCCATCTCAATGAAGCCTCTGTGCTGTATAACCTCAAAGAGCGTTTTGCAGCATGGATGATCTAC ACCTACTCTGGGTTGTTCTGTGCCACCGTGAACCCCTACAAGTGGCTCCCAGTGTACGATGCTGAATGTGTAAGTGCCTATAGAGGCAAGAAGCGTATGGAGGCTCCACCCCacatcttctctgtctctgacaaCGCTTTTCAGTTCATGCTTACTG aTAGGGAGAACCAGTCTGTCTTGATCAC TGGAGAATCTGGTGCTGGAAAGACTGTGAACACCAAGCGTGTCATCCAGTACTTTGCAACAATCTCAGTTGGTGGACCGAAGAGGGACGAATCAAAG GGGTCACTGGAGGATCAGATTATTGCTGCCAATCCCCTGCTGGAGGCCTATGGTAACGCCAAAACTATTAGGAATGACAACTCTTCTCGTTTT GGTAAATTCATCAGAATCCATTTCGGCACAACTGGCAAACTGGCTAGTGCTGATATTGAGACAT ATCTGCTGGAGAAGTCAAGAGTGACATACCAGCTTTCTGATGAAAGAGGCTACCACATCTTCTTCCAGATGATGACCGGCCACATCCCTGAGATTCTTG ATCAGGCACTCATCACAACCAACCCCTACGACTTCCCCATGTGTAGCATGGGTCAGATTGCTGTGGCCAGCATTGATGACAAAGTTGAGCTGGAAGCAACTGAT AATGCCATTGATATCCTGGGCTTCACTGGTGAAGAGAAGGTGAGCATCTACAGGATGACTGGTGCTATCCTCCACCATGGTAACATGAAGTTCAAGCAGAAGCAGCGTGAGGAGCAGGCTGAGCCTGATGGCACAGAGG AGGCTGACAAGGTTGCTTACTTGCTGGGTCTGAACTCTGCTGACATGCTCAAGGCTCTGTGCTATCCCAGAGTGAAGGTCGGAAATGAGTTTGTCACCAAGGGACAGACTGTACCTCAG GTGATGAACGCAGTGCCTGCCCTGGCCAAGGCTATCTATGAGAGGATGTTCTTGTGGATGGTCATCCGTATCAACCAGAGTTTGGACACTAAACAAGCTAGACAGTTCTACATTGGTGTCCTGGATATCGCTGGCTTTGAAATCTTTGAC TTCAACACCTTGGAACAGTTGTGCATCAACTTCACCAATGAGAAACTGCAACAGTTCTTCAACCACACTATGTTTGTCCTGGAGCAAGAGGAGTACAAGAAGGAGGGTATTATCTGGGATTTCATTGACTTTGGCATGGACTTGGCTGCTTGCATTGAGCTCATTGAAAAG CCCATGGGAATCTTCTCCATCCTCGAAGAGGAGTGCATGTTCCCCAAGGCCACAGACACATCCTTCAAGAACAAGCTGTATGACCAGCATCTTGgcaaaaacaaagcatttgAGAAGCCTAAGCCCGCCAAAGGCAAGATTGAGGCCCACTTCTCCCTGGTGCACTACGCCGGTACTGTGGACTACAATATCGCTGGCTGGCTGGACAAGAACAAGGATCCACTGAATGAGTCGGTCATTCAGCTGTACCAGAAATCCCCAGTGAAACTGCTGGCTGTTCTGTTTCCTCCCGTCGTTGAGG AAACTGGTGGTGCAAAGAAGGGTGGCAAGAAGAAGGGTGGTTCTATGCAGACTGTGTCTTCACAGTTTAGG GAGAACTTGGGCAAGCTGATGACTAACTTGAGGAGCACCCATCCTCACTTTGTGCGTTGCCTGATTCCCAATGAGTCAAAGACTCCAG GTCTGATGGAGAACTTCCTGGTCATCCACCAGCTCAGGTGTAACGGTGTGCTGGAGGGTATCAGAATCTGCAGAAAAGGTTTCCCCAGCAGAATTCTCTATGCTGACTTCAAGCAGAG GTACAAGGTGCTGAATGCCAGTGTCATCCCCGAGGGCCAGTTCATTGACAACAAGAAGGCTTCAGAGAAGCTGCTTGGGTCAATTGATGTTAATCATGATGAGTACAAATTCGGACACACCAAG GTGTTCTTCAAGGCCGGTCTGCTGGGTGTCCTagaggagatgagagatgaAAAACTGGCATCTCTGGTCACCATGACTCAGGCTTTGTGCCGTGCTTACCTCATGAGAAAAGAGTTTGTGAAGATGACAGCGATGAG GGATGCTGTATATACCATCCAGTACAATGTCCGCTCATTCATGAATGTCAAACACTGGCCATGGATGAAGGTGTACTACAAGATCAAGCCTCTGCTGAAGAGTGCTGAAACTGAGAAGGAGCTGGCAGCTATGAAGGAGAACTATGAAAAGATGACCACTGACTTGGCTGCTGCCCTGGCCAAGAAGAAGGAACTGGAGGAGAAGATGGTGTCCCTTCTGCAGGAGAAGAATGATCTGCAGCTGCAAGTAGCATCT GAATCAGAGAATCTGAATGATGCTGAAGAGAGATGCGAGGGACTTATCAAGAGTAAGATTCAGCTCGAGGCCAAACTCAAAGAGACAACCGAGAGactggaggatgaagaggaaatcAATGCTGAGCTCACTGCCAAGAAGAGAAAGCTGGAGGATGAATGCTCTGAGCTCAAGAAGGATATTGATGACCTGGAGCTTACCTTGGCCAAAGTGGAAAAAGAGAAACATGCCACAGAGAACAAG GTTAAGAACCTGACTGAGGAGATGGCCTCTCAAGATGAGAGCATTGCTAAGCTGACCAAGGAAAAGAAAGCCCTTCAGGAGGCTCATCAGCAGACTCTTGATGACCTGCAGGCAGAGGAAGACAAAGTCAACACTCTGACCAAGGCCAAGACCAAGCTTGAGCAGCAAGTGGATGAT CTTGAGGGTTCTCTGGAGCAAGAGAAGAAGCTCCGTATGGACCTTGAGAGAGCCAAGAGAAAGCTCGAGGGTGATCTGAAACTGGCCCAGGAATCCATAATGGATCTTGAGAATGACAAGCAGCAGTCTGATGAGAAGATCAAAAA GAAGGACTTTGAAATCAGTCAGCTCCTTAGCAAGATTGAAGATGAGCAGTCACTGGGTGCTCAGCTTCAGAAGAAGATCAAGGAGCTCCAG GCTCGTATTGAGGAACTGGAGGAGGAGATTGAGGCTGAGCGTGCTGCTCGTGCCAAGGTTGAGAAGCAGAGAGCTGACCTCTCCAGGGAACTtgaggagatcagtgagaggctgGAGGAGGCCGGCGGTGCCACTGCTGCTCAGATTGAGATGAACAAGAAGCGTGAAGCCGAGTTCCAGAAGCTCCGTCGTGATCTTGAGGAGTCCACTCTGCAGCATGAAGCCACCGCTGCTGCTCTTCGCAAGAAGCAGGCCGACAGCGTTGCTGAGCTGGGAGAGCAGATCGACAACCTCCAGCGTGTAAAGCAGAAGCTTGAGAAGGAAAAGAGTGAATACAAGATGGAGATTGATGACCTCTCCAGCAACATGGAGGCTGTTGCTAAAGCAAAG GGAAATCTTGAAAAGTTGTGCCGTACTCTAGAGGACCAACTCAGCGAACTGAAGACCAAGAATGATGAAAATGTCCGTCAAGTCAATGACTCAAATGCACAGAAAGCACGTCTCCTGACAGAAAATG GTGAGTTCAGCCGTCAAGTTGAAGAGAAAGAAGCTCTTGTCTCCCAGCTGACCAGAGGCAAACAGGCATTCACACAGCAGATTGAGGAGCTGAAGAGACAGATTGAAGAGGAGGTTAAG GCCAAGAATGCTCTTGCCCATGGACTGCAATCAGCCCGCCATGACTGTGATCTGCTGAGGGAGCAGtttgaggaggagcaggaggccaAGGCTGAGCTGCAGCGTGGAATGTCCAAGGCCAACGGTGAGGTGGCTCAGTGGAGAACTAAGTATGAAACTGATGCTATCCAGCGCACTGAGGAGCTTGAGGAGTCCAA GAAAAAGCTGGCTCAGCGTCTTCAGGAGGCTGAGGAGCAGATTGAGGCAGTGAACTCCAAGTGTGCTTCTCTTGAGAAAACCAAACAGAGGCTCCAGAGTGAGGTGGAGGACCTCATGATTGATGTGGAGAGGGCCAATGGGCTGGCTGCCAACCTGGACAAGAAGCAGAGGAACTTTGACAAG GTGTTGGCAGAGTGGAAACAGAAGTTCGAGGAGGGTCAGGCCGAGCTCGAGGGAGCACAGAAGGAGGCTCGTTCTCTCAGCACTGAGCTGTTCAAGATGAAGAACTCTTATGAGGAatctctggatcagctggagaccATGAAGCGGGAAAACAAGAACCTGcaac AGGAGATCTCAGATCTGACTGAACAGATTGGTGAGACTGGCAAGAGCATCCATGAGCTGGAGAAGTCCAAGAAGCAGGTGGAGACCGAGAAGGCTGAGATCCAGACGGCTCTTGAAGAGGCTGAG GGAACTCTGGAACACGAAGAGTCAAAGATCCTGCGTGTCCAGCTGGAGCTCAACCAGATTAAGGGTGAGGTGGACAGGAAGCTGGCAGAGAAAGATGAGGAGATGGAGCAGATCAAGAGGAACAGCCAGAGGGTGATTGACTCCATGCAGAGCACTCTGGATTCTGAGGTCAGGAGCAGAAACGATGCCCTGAGAatcaagaagaagatggagGGAGACCTGAATGAGATGGAGATTCAGCTGAGCCACGCCAATCGCCAGGCTGCTGAGTCCCAGAAGCAGCTGAGGAATGTGCAGGCGCAGCTGAAG GATGCACAACTGCACCTTGATGATGCTGTCAGAGCACAGGAAGACTTCAAGGAACAAGCTGCTATGGTGGATCGCAGGAACGGTCTGATGGTAGCTGAAATCGAGGAACTTAGAGCTGCTCtggaacagacagagagaggtcgCAAAGTTGCTGAGCAGGAGCTGGTGGATGCCAGTGAGCGTGTTGGACTTCTGCACTCTCAG aACACAAGCCTTCTGAACTCCAAGAAGAAGCTTGAGTCTGACCTGGTCCAGGTCCAGAGTGAAGTGGATGACACTGTTCAGGAAGCAAGAAATGCAGAGGACAAGGCCAAGAAGGCCATCACTGAT GCTGCTATGATGGctgaggagctgaagaaggagCAGGATACCAGCGCTCACCtggagaggatgaagaagaacCTGGAGGTCGCTGTTAAGGACCTGCAGCACCGCCTGGATGAGGCTGAGAACCTGGCCATGAAGGGTGGCAAGAAACAGCTCCAGAAACTCGAGTCCAGG GTGCGTGAACTGGAGGCAGAGGTTGAGGCTGAGCAGAGACGCGGAGCAGATGCCATTAAGGGTGTCCGCAAATATGAGAGGAGGGTGAAGGAGCTCACCTATCAG ACTGAGGAGGACAAGAAAAACGTTGGCAGGCTGCAGGATCTGGTTGACAAATTGCAGCTGAAGGTCAAGGCCTACAAGAGGCAGGCTGAGGAGGCG GAGGAGCAGGCCAACACTCATCTGTCCAAGTGCAGGAAGGTTCAGAAtgagctggaggaggctgaggagCGCGCTGACATCGCAGAGTCCCAGGTCAACAAGCTGAGGGCAAAGAGCCGTGACTCTGGCAAG GGAAAAGAAGCAGCAGAGTAA
- the LOC118493512 gene encoding uncharacterized protein LOC118493512 isoform X1: MICSILLLIILTSCVSGTFVVNVTQTSYQAEENHDITLEWTFTTNPHSSSNSLSIFCELLTVLRPPVLFHLHEGVDVPESQDEQFAGRVQWDKDVLREGRLRLHVSRLRTEDSGLYVCKVFTSHGSNSGKRWLNVTAAADEPKPQRPTVRPEPESLKYIWILYAGLAAAVVTAAVLLILYLKHLFVFNPCFKSINKYCSCNYRFQSKFSY, encoded by the exons ATGATCTGCAGCATCCTGCTGCTCATCATCCTGACCTCCTGTGTCTCTG GAACATTTGTAGTGAATGTGACCCAGACCTCCTATCAGGCAGAGGAGAACCACGACATCACACTGGAGTGGACCTTCACAACCAACCCTCACAGTTCCTCCAACTCTCTTTCTATCTTCTGTGAACTGTTAACTGTCCTCAGACCCCCAGTCTTGTTTCATCTCCATGAAGGAGTTGATGTCCCAGAGTCTCAGGATGAACAGTTTGCAGGACGAGTCCAGTGGGACAAAGACGTCCTCAGAGAAGGACGACTCAGACTTCATGTGTCCAGACTCAGGACTGAAGACTCgggactgtatgtgtgtaaagtGTTCACAAGTCACGGGAGTAACTCTGGTAAACGTTGGCTCAATGTCACTG cagctgctgatgagCCCAAACCTCAGAGACCAACAGTGAGACCAGAACCAGAGAGTCTGAAATACATCTGGATCCTCTACGCTGGACTGGCAGCAGCAGTAGTGACAGCAGCAGTTCTACTGATTCTCTACCTCAAACACCTCTTTGTCTTCAATCCTTGTTTTAAATCTATTAATAAATATTGTTCATGTAACTACAGGTTTCAGTCTAAATTCAGTTATTAA
- the LOC118493512 gene encoding uncharacterized protein LOC118493512 isoform X2 produces the protein MICSILLLIILTSCVSGTFVVNVTQTSYQAEENHDITLEWTFTTNPHSSSNSLSIFCELLTVLRPPVLFHLHEGVDVPESQDEQFAGRVQWDKDVLREGRLRLHVSRLRTEDSGLYVCKVFTSHGSNSGKRWLNVTAADEPKPQRPTVRPEPESLKYIWILYAGLAAAVVTAAVLLILYLKHLFVFNPCFKSINKYCSCNYRFQSKFSY, from the exons ATGATCTGCAGCATCCTGCTGCTCATCATCCTGACCTCCTGTGTCTCTG GAACATTTGTAGTGAATGTGACCCAGACCTCCTATCAGGCAGAGGAGAACCACGACATCACACTGGAGTGGACCTTCACAACCAACCCTCACAGTTCCTCCAACTCTCTTTCTATCTTCTGTGAACTGTTAACTGTCCTCAGACCCCCAGTCTTGTTTCATCTCCATGAAGGAGTTGATGTCCCAGAGTCTCAGGATGAACAGTTTGCAGGACGAGTCCAGTGGGACAAAGACGTCCTCAGAGAAGGACGACTCAGACTTCATGTGTCCAGACTCAGGACTGAAGACTCgggactgtatgtgtgtaaagtGTTCACAAGTCACGGGAGTAACTCTGGTAAACGTTGGCTCAATGTCACTG ctgctgatgagCCCAAACCTCAGAGACCAACAGTGAGACCAGAACCAGAGAGTCTGAAATACATCTGGATCCTCTACGCTGGACTGGCAGCAGCAGTAGTGACAGCAGCAGTTCTACTGATTCTCTACCTCAAACACCTCTTTGTCTTCAATCCTTGTTTTAAATCTATTAATAAATATTGTTCATGTAACTACAGGTTTCAGTCTAAATTCAGTTATTAA